The window GCATTTCCGCCACTTTCTCCTGCGTGGAGACCTTGCTGGTCTCCGTTGCGCTGGCGTTGGCGACGGGGTCGCGGGACGGGTTCTGCTGTGCTGGCTGCACCTGGAAGCTTTCCACCTGACCTTCGCGACGCTCCTGTGGTTGTTCTGTTTTCTCTTTGTTTTTCTGCGGCGCTGAGGGCTTCTCGCGGCGCTCCTGATGGTCGGAGGAGGCGGAGCCCTTGCTCGTCACTTTGTTGGCGAGATGGCTGCCTGGACGCTGGAACTCGCCGGCGTGCAGCTCAGGTTTGCCTGTTTCCACTTTGCTGTGAACGCCGCCTTCCTGTCTTTTCGGCTCTGCTTTGCTCTCCGCCTGAAGCACACTGGAGTCTATGGGGGAGGCCTTGGAGTGGGGCGTCGGTTGAGTCTTGCTGGCGTGCTCGGTGGTAAGTCCGGGCTGATCCGCTTTCTGATCAACCTGATGAGGACCGGACGCAGCCGCTTTATGCGACTTATCGCCCTCTGAGCCCGGGACTCCCGTTTTTATGACGGTTGACTGGCGCTCGGATGAATCCGGGTCGCCATGTTGAGCCCCTGACTTCGCGGCGGGCTCAAGCCCTTGGCCTGTTTTATCCACCTTCTTCAGCGTTGACGCAGGATGCTCAGGTGGACCGTTTACAGGCTGGCGCGAAGCGCTTTTTTCTTGCGGCAGCCCGGATTTGACATGGGATTGAGGTTTGTTATGCCCATCCGGGTTGGCCTGTGATGGCGCTTGTTGTGGACGGATATGATCGACCTTGGCCTGTGTTTCCGCTTTAGATTGAAGATCGCCTTTTGACGACGAATCAGTCTTGCTCTCTGGCCTGGTTTGCGCGGGATCGTGGTTAGGCTGTGTCGGCTCTGTTTTGGCTTGGCTGTCCGTTTTAGGCTGCGTGTTTTCGGGCTTGGTTTGAGCTGGCTCTGACTTGTTGGCTACCTCAGATTTGGGCTGAGTATCCGCTTTGCTATCCGGCTTCGGTTGAGCGGGATCGCGATTAGGCTGTGCGGGCTCAGTCTTGGCTTGGCCGTCTGTTTTAGACGGCGTGTTTTCAGGTTTGGCTTGATCAGGCGCTGATTTGTTTGTCACCTCAGGTTTAGGCTGGGTGTCTGCTTTACTTTCCGGCTTCGGCTGAACGGGGTCGCGGTTAGCCTGCGTCGGCTCAGTTTTAGCCTGGGCGTCTGTTTTAGGCGGCGTGTTCTCAGGTTTGGTTTGAGCTGGTTCTGACTTGTTGGTTACCTCAGGTTTAGTCTGAGTGTCTGCTTTGTTTTCCGGCTTCGGTTGAGCGGGATCGCGGTTAGGCTGAGTTGGCTCAGTTTTAGCCTGAACGTCTGTTTTAGGCGGCGTGTTCTCAGGCTTGGTTTGAGCAGACTCTGATTTGTTCGTTACCTCAGGTTTAGGCTGGATATCCGCCTTGTTTTCCGGCTTTGGTTGAGAGGGATCGCGGTTAGGCTGAGTCGGCTCAGTTTTAGCCTGGACCTCCGTTTTAGGCGGCGTGTTTTCAGGCTTGGTTTGAGCTGGTTCTGACTTGTTGGTTACCTCGGTTTTAGGCTGAGTGTCTGCTTTGTTTTCTGGCTTCGGTTGAGCGGGGTCGCGGTTTGGCGGCGTCGGCTCAGTTTTAGCCTGGCCGTCCGTTTTGGGTGGTGTGTTCTCAGGTTTTGTCTGAGCTGGTTCGGACTTGTTAGTCACCTCAGGTTTGGGCTGAATGTCTGTTTTGTTTTCCGGCTTTGGTTGAGCTGGATCACGGTTTGGCTGAGTGGGCTCAGTTTTAGCTTGGCCGTCCGTTTTAGGAGGCGTGTTCTCGGGCTTGGTTTGAGCTGGCTCTGACTTGTTGGTTACCTCTGATTTGGGCTGAGTATCTGCTTTGTTATCCGGCTTCGATTGAGCCGAATCACGGGTAGACTGAGTTGGCTCAGTTTTAGCCTGACCGTCCGTTTTAGGCGGCGTGTTCTCGGGCTTGGTTTGAGCTGGCTCTGACTTGTTGGCTACCTCAGGTTTAGTCTGAGTGTCTGCTTTGTTTTCCGGCTTCGGTTGAGCGGGATCGCGGTTAGGCTGAGTTGGCTCAGTTTTAGCCTGAACGTCTGTTTTAGGCGGCGTGTTCTCAGGCTTGGTTTGAGCAGACTCTGATTTGTTCGTTACCTCAGGTTTAGGCTGGATATCCGCCTTGTTTTCCGGCTTCGGTTGAGCGGTATCGCGGTTGGGCTGAGTTGGCTCAGCTGTAGCCTGGGCGTCTGTTTTAGACGGAGTGGTCTCAGGCTTGGTCTGAGCAGGTTCCGACTTGTTCGTCACCTCAGGCTTGGGCTGAGTATCTACTTTGCTTTCCGGTTTCGGCTGAGCGGGGTCGCGGTTAGCCTGCGTTGGCTCAGTTTTAGCGTGGGCGTCTGTTTTAGACGGAGTAGTCTCAGGCTTTGGCTGTGCTGGTTCCGACTTGTTCGTCACCTCAGGCTTGGGCTGAGTCTCTGCTTTGTTTTCTGGCTTCGGTTGAGCAGGGTCGTGGTTGGGCTGCGTTGGCTCAGTTTTAGCTTGGGCGTCTGCTTTGTTTTCTGGCTTCGGTTGAGTGGGATCACGGTTTGGCTGTGTCGGCTCAGTTTTAGCATGGGCGTCTGTTTTAGACGGAGTTGTTTCAGGCTTTGGCTGTGCTGGTTCTGACTTGTTCGTCACCTCAGGCTTGGGCTGAGTATCCGCTTTGCTATCCGGTTTCGGTTGGGCGGTATCGCGACTAGCCTGAGTAGGCTCGGTCTTGGCCTGACCGTCCGTTTTATGCGGCGTGTTCTCGGGCTTTGTCTGAGCAGGCTCTGATTTGTTGGTTACCTCAGACTTAGGCTGGTTGTCCGCTTTGTTTTCCCTCCTGGTTGGTGATGGCTCCTTGGCGATTGGGTTTTGTTCGGCCTTGGCGTCCAGTTTGGATTGTGCGGACTCTGACTTAACCGGCTCTTCCAGCCTGGGTTGTGCTTCCGACTTCGGCGGTAGTTTGTCTGAGGCGACTTTGGGGTCATTGATGGTCTCAAGTTTGGCTTGGACTTGGTCGCCTTCAAGCTGAGCGGGTTTGCGCCCGGATGAGTCGGGCTTGGCTTCATGCAGCGTGCTTTTGGGGGCCCGAGGTGATTCCGATATGGTTTTATCCGGGTTATTTGGTAAGGGTGAAGATTGAGCGTCAGGGTTCGACTTGGCGTACTCCGGGACGGTGGTTTCCGACTTGAGCTGACCGAACTGTTCATCGTTTTTGGGTGGGGAAAGCTCCGGTTTATCTCCAGGCAGCTTGTTCTGTAACGCGCCGAGCTGGCTGAGTTCAGCGCCATTGTTGTCTTGGGAGGCGAAAAGGCTGAGCTCCCTTGGCGTTTGCTCTTGCGGCAATGATTGCTTGGGCTGCGCCAGCTCGGGTTTATCCAGAAGTCCGCCTTTTTCTCCGGTCGGGGATTTCTGGGCGAAAGTCTGCGTCAAAGACGGGATGGAGGTCTTGGGTTCCATCTGACCGGGCTTGGAGGGCTGCGCCAGGTTTTCCGTCGCTTTGAACGCATTTTTCACCATTTCAATCATGGCGTTGCGAACTTTATCCGGCACCGGTTTTTCCTGTGACTGCTCTTCCGTTTGCCGGAACTTATCCGGGTTGACGGACTTGGTCTCCATTAATTTGCTGAATTGTTGCAGGGAGCTTTCCGCGACCGCTTCCGACTCTTTTTCCCTGTCTGAGGAACCTGACGTGCGATTGGATATTCTCATAATAATTCTGGATTTCTGTGTTTAGTTTTGGGGGCGTGAAAAATTGGTTTCGCTGGCTTCCTCAAGCTCGAGGTCTTCGAGTCGCTGGGCTTCCGCGTTGGCTTCGGCAGTCACCTGCTCAATAAGCATCTGACACTTTTCTACGGCTTTGCCGGCTTCCGCCAGGGCGTGCTCCGCCTGACGCAACGCCGCTTCCGCTTGTTTTTGCTCTTGTTTTGCGTTTTCTACCTGCTCCGCCAGAGAGACTTCCTTCAAGCGCAGCATGCCGATCTGATGTTTGACTTTGTCGATTTCCTTGAGGCCGACCTCCGACCCCATAATGCCGTCGTAGAGACGATGCTCTTCCTGTACTCGCCATATCTCAAACTGCTGCAGGTCGCGTGTGGCTTCCTCTACCTGCGCCTGCTTTTGCGCCAGCATTTGACGCTTTTTTAGCGCCTCCGCCTGTGCGTTGCGCTCGCGCAGCTTTTTAATGTCGGCCAGTGCTGACAGCATGGTTTACACCGTTTGCGCCAGGGCGTTCAGAGTGGTTTGGAAATCGCATTTTTCATCTGTCGCCTGTTTCAGAAAGCCGCGGATGCGGTCGATCTTGGCGATGGCCTCATCCGCCAGCGGATCGCTGCCGCGCTGGTATTCGCCGATTTTCACCAGCAGCTCCACATCCACATACTTGGCCATCAGCTCGCGCATCTTGCCCGCCGCCTGACGGTGCTCCAGGCTGGTGATGGCGGTCATTACCCGGCTGGTGCTGGCGAGCACGTCAATGGCGGGATAATGGTTGGCTGAGGCCAGTTTGCGCGAGAGCACAATGTGGCCGTCGAGAATGGAGCGCACCTCGTCGGCGATGGGTTCGGACATATCATCCCCTTCCACCAGAACTGTATAGAGCGCGGTAATGGAGCCCTTGTCGTTGAAGCCCACTCGTTCCAGCAGCTTGGGCAGGGTGGCGAACACGGAAGGCGGAAAACCGCGTCGGGTGGGCGGTTCGCCCGCCGCCAGACCGATTTCCCGTTGCGCCCGGGCGAAACGCGTTACTGAATCCATCAGCAACAACACTCTCTGGCCCTGGTCGCGAAAATATTCGGCGATGGTAGTGGCTACGTAAGCGGCCTTGGCGCGCTCCATGGAAGGGCGGTCCGACGTGGAGATCACCAACACTGAACGGGCCAGACCCTCCGGCCCCAGGTTGTGTTCAATAAATTCCCGCACCTCGCGGCCCCGTTCCCCGATCAGGGCGATAACGATAACGTCCACGTCCGCCCCCATGACCAGCATGGACAGCAACGTACTCTTACCGCCGCCAGCGGCGGCGAATACGCCCATCCGCTGGCCTTCGCCGCAGGTGAGCAAGCCGTCCAGGGCGCGCACGCCGAGGCTGAGTGGTTCGCTGATCATACGGCGCATCATGGGGGAGGGCGCATCGGCGTAGACCGGATAATGTTGCAGGTCGGATGGAAAATCCGCGTTTTTACCGTCCATCGGATTGCCCATGCCGTCCAGTACGCGTCCCAGCAGGTGGGGGCCGACGGCGATTTGATGGGATTGTCCTGTGGTGATCACTTCTGTAGCGGTGGAGATGCCCAGCATGTCTCCCATCGGCGTCAACAGCGCTTCTTTTTCCTGAAACCCCACCACTTCGGCGAGCAATCTCGGGGCGCCTTCGGACTCCAGATAGCAAAGCTCGCCAATTTGCGCGCCGGGAACGATCGCCCGGATGATGGTGCCGACCACGTTGGTCACCCGGCCGCGCAGGCCGACCGGTTGCACCTCGGCGATGGCCGAGCGCAGGTCTGATAACACATGGCTCAACTGGCTCACGTTTGACTCCTTTAAGCGGAAATTAACTTTCGCGGAAAAACTTTCTTCTTATGGGTGTTACCAACAGGGAGAAAGTTGCATGTTCAATTGCCGGAGATCGCAAACTTGAGTGAGCAAATCGTCAACCGAACCAGCGCTCCTGTCCTGCAGAGCGGGTCGATGTCCACGAATGAAGCGGTTACCCGACAGGGCAAGCTGCACGGGGAAAATGTGCAGGTGAAGCAGAGCGCGTCCTCTTTATTGGAAGACGCCAAAGAGGAAGTGACCCTTCTGTTCAAGGAGCGAGCGGAGAAAACGTTGGCGCGGCGGGAAATGTCCACCGGCAAGAAAGAGAACACTCAGCAGATTCTGATCGAGAAAATTCGGGAGATGATGGATCAGGT is drawn from Hahella sp. KA22 and contains these coding sequences:
- the sctN gene encoding type III secretion system ATPase SctN, which gives rise to MSQLSHVLSDLRSAIAEVQPVGLRGRVTNVVGTIIRAIVPGAQIGELCYLESEGAPRLLAEVVGFQEKEALLTPMGDMLGISTATEVITTGQSHQIAVGPHLLGRVLDGMGNPMDGKNADFPSDLQHYPVYADAPSPMMRRMISEPLSLGVRALDGLLTCGEGQRMGVFAAAGGGKSTLLSMLVMGADVDVIVIALIGERGREVREFIEHNLGPEGLARSVLVISTSDRPSMERAKAAYVATTIAEYFRDQGQRVLLLMDSVTRFARAQREIGLAAGEPPTRRGFPPSVFATLPKLLERVGFNDKGSITALYTVLVEGDDMSEPIADEVRSILDGHIVLSRKLASANHYPAIDVLASTSRVMTAITSLEHRQAAGKMRELMAKYVDVELLVKIGEYQRGSDPLADEAIAKIDRIRGFLKQATDEKCDFQTTLNALAQTV
- a CDS encoding type III secretion protein produces the protein MLSALADIKKLRERNAQAEALKKRQMLAQKQAQVEEATRDLQQFEIWRVQEEHRLYDGIMGSEVGLKEIDKVKHQIGMLRLKEVSLAEQVENAKQEQKQAEAALRQAEHALAEAGKAVEKCQMLIEQVTAEANAEAQRLEDLELEEASETNFSRPQN